The Salinirubellus salinus genome segment GCCTCGGGCCGCATCGACGACCGGGTGGAGGCGGCGGGCGGCCGCGTCGAACGGGTTCGCCTCGGGGCGCTCCACGAGGGGATCGCCGCGGCCCGCGAGGCTGGCGAGGAGGGGACCGAGGTTGCGTTCGCGGCCGAGCCGTGGAAGCACGTCCACACGCAGTTCGGGCCGTGGATCGACGGCGTCGCGAGCGCCGCCGTGTTCGCGCGACTCGTCGCCGCGTCCGGGCTGGACGGCCTGCGCGAACCGATCGTCGAGCGGCCCTACCGGAAGGTGAGTGTCGAGTGTCCGGACGACGCGAAGGCGGCGGTGATGGCCGACCTCGGCGAGCGTCTCCCCGCCGCGTTCCCCGAGGCGAGCGTGGCGACGGAGTACGGGGTCCGCCTGACGTTCCCGGACGCCTCCTGGGTGCTGGTCAGGCCCTCCGGTACCGAACCGTACGTGCGGGTGTACGCCGAGGCAGACGAGGTGGACGCGCTGGTGAGCTCGACGACGGAGACGGTACGGGCGGCGGTCGAGTCAGCCGACTGACCCAAACGCCCGGAAACCGGTGGCATCGGTGTCTTTATGCCCGAATCGTGTGCAACGGACACCTAGATGCGCCTCAATAGACGGCGGTTCGTCACGGGCATGGGTACAGGGGCTGGAATCGCGCTCGCGGGCTGTGTCGGCGGGCCGCAGGACTCCGGCGGGGACGACACGCCGACGGACGACGGTAACGGCGACGGCGGCGACGACGAGGAGAGCACGCCGACCGCCACGCCGATGGACCCGGTCAACGTCGGGATGGTGTACGCGACCGGTGGCCTCGGCGACGGGTCGTTCAACGACCAGGCGCAGACCGGTATCATCCAGGCCGAGGAGGAACTCGGCATCCAGTACTCCGAGGCCCAGCCCTCGGAGGTCTCGGAGTTCGCCAACCTGCAACAGCAGTTCGCCTCCTCGGAGGACCCCACCTACGAGCTGGTCTCGTGCATCGGGTTCCTGCAGACCTCCGCGCTCGCGCAGAACGCGGCGGACTACCCCGACCAGAACTTCATGATCGTCGACAGCGTCCCGACGACCGAGGACGGCGAGCAGTTCGGCAACGTCGCCTCCTACGTCTTCGCCGAGCAGGAGGGGTCGTACCTCGTCGGCCAGCTCGCGGGCCTGCTGACGACGCAGTCGTTCTCCGCGGGGGCCGGGTCCACGCAGTCCGACTCCACGAACGTGGGGTTCGTCGGCGGCGTCGAGTCACCGCTCATCCGGCGGTTCGAGGCGGGCTACATCGCGGGCGTGCAGGCCGCGAACGACGACGTGGACGTCCAGACGAGCTACGTCGGCGACTTCAACGACCCGGCCGGCGGCCGCGAGGCCGCGCTGGCGATGTACAACTCCGGCGCGGACATCGTCTACCACGCCGCGGGGAACACGGGCACCGGCGTCTTCCAGGCCGCACAGGACCAGAGTCGCTTCGCCATCGGTGTCGACTCCGATCAGTCGCTCACGCGCTCGTCCTACGCGGACGTCATCGTCGCGTCGATGGTCAAGCGCGTCGATACCGCCGTCTTCGAGGGTGTCTCTTCGGTCGTGAACGACGAGTTCGCCGGCGGCACGACGCAGGCGCTCGGTCTCGCAGAGGACGGCGTCGGCATCGTCTACGGCGACCAGATCGGCGGCGACGTCCCGGATGACGTCGTGAGCCAGATCGAGGAGTCCCGGCAGGCCATCGTCGACGGCGACGTCGAGGTCCCGACGGACCCGTCGAACGTCTGAGACGGCCCGACAACTCGAATCGAGTCGACAGGAAAACCCGGCTAAAACACCGATTTTAAGCGTCCACCCCCCGAGCCACGCGTAATGACCGACGCCGTCCACCTCGACGGAATCACCAAGCGGTTCCCCGGGGTCGTGGCGAACGACGACGTGGACCTCCGTGTCGAACGCGGTACGGTCCACGCGCTCCTGGGTGAGAACGGGGCGGGCAAGACCACCCTGATGAACGTGCTCTACGGGCTCTACGAACCGACGAGCGGCCGCGTCCTCGTCGACGAGGTCGAACGGCAGTTCGACTCCCCCCGCGACGCCATCGACGCCGGAGTCGGGATGATACACCAGCACTTCATGCTGGTCGACCCGATGACCGTCGCCGAGAACGTCACACTGGGCAACGAACCGTCGAAGGCCCTCGGCCTCTCCGTCGACCGCGAGGGCGCCCGCGAGCAGGTCCGCGAGCTCTCCGACCGCTACGGCTTCGACGTCGACCCGGACGCCCGCATCGAGGACGTCTCGGTGGGCGTCCAGCAGCGCGTCGAGATCCTGAAGGCGCTCTACCGGGGTGCGGACGTGCTCATCCTCGACGAGCCGACCGCGGTGCTCACTCCGCAGGAGGTCGAGGAGCTGTTCGGCGTCCTCGAGGAGTTGACCGAGCAGGGCAAGACTATCATCTTCATCACGCACAAGTTGGGCGAGGCGATGACCGCCGCGGACGACGTGACCGTGCTCCGCGACGGGAAGAACGTCGGGAGCGTGAAGGCCGACGAGACCACCCGCGAGGAACTGGCCCGGATGATGGTCGGCCGCGAGGTGCTGCTCGAACTCGAGCGCGCCGAGGCGGACCCCGGCGCCGAGGTACTGACCGTGGAGGGGCTGACGGTTCAGGACGAGCGTGGCGTCGTCGCCGTCGACGACGTCTCGCTCACCGTCCGGGCTGGCGAGGTGTTCGGCATCGCCGGCGTCGACGGCAACGGCCAGTCCGAGCTCGTGGAGGCGGTGACGGGCCTCCGGAAGCCGGACGAGGGGCGCGTCACCTTCGACGGGGAGGACGTGACCGACTGGTCGCGCGGCCGCCGCATCCGCGAGGGGATGGCGTTCGTCCCCGAGGACCGACAGGAGCGGGGACTGGTGATGGAGTTCGACCTCGTCGAGAACGGCGTCCTCGGCAGTCAGCACGACGCCCCCTACGCGAAGGGCGGCCGCCTCGACTGGGACGCCATCGAGGGGCACGCCGGCGACGTGGTCGAGGAGTACGACGTCCGTCCGGCGAACGTGCGGGCGAAAGCAGAGGCACTCTCGGGCGGGAACCAGCAGAAGTTCGTCGTCGGCCGGGAGTTCGCCCGCGACCCGTCGCTGCTCGTGGCGATGCACCCCACCCGCGGCGTCGACATCGGCTCGACGGAGTTCATCCGCGAGGAACTGCTCCGACTGCGGTCGGAGGGGGTCGGCGTGCTGCTGGTCTCCTCGAAGTTGGAGGAGGCACAGGGACTGGCCGACCGCCTCGCCGTGATGTACGAGGGCGACCTGATGGCCGTCGTCGACCCGGACGAGGTGACGGAGTCCGACCTCGGCCTGCTGATGGCCGGTGAGTACCCCGACTGGATGGACGAGCGGTCGCCACCCGACGTCGGACCGGACGCCGTCTCGGAGACCGGTGCGGAGCGCGGGGTCGCGACCGATGGGGAGGGCGGTCGATGAGCGGGGACGACTCGACCGTCGACGACCTCCGGACGCGGGTGCGAGCGGGACTGATCCGGCTCGGGCAGGCGTCGGCCACCGAACGCATCGCGCTCTCGCTCGCCGCGCTCGCGCTCTCCATCGCCGTCGGGACGCTGCTCATCCTCGTCGCCGGTCGGGCCACCACGTGTCAGACCGCGGCGTTCACGCTGACCCACCCGACTCCGTTCGGCCTCCCGCGGCTGTTCTCGATGGGGTTCTGTTTCGATCCGGTGCAGGTGTTCGACCGGCTGTTCCTCGGTGCGCTCGGCGATCCGATACAGGAGGACTGGCAGCTGCTGACCGTCGGCTTCGACCCGTTCGTGTTCTACTTCGACCTGAACCCGTTCGCGGCGGACTACTCGCCGCTGAACGCGCAGATGGCGGTCACGCTCCGCCAGACGACCGTGCTCGTGTTCACTGGGCTCTCGGTCGCCATCGCGTTCAAGGCCGGCATCTTCAACATCGGGTCGCAGGGCCAGCTCGTCGTCGGGGGCCTCGCAACCGCGGTCACCCTGCTCGCCGCGGAGGGCGCTGTGACCGGCGCGCTCGGGCAGGGGCTGGGTGCCGTGCTCGTCCTGGTCCCGCTCGGCGTGCTCGTGGGTGCGCTGGTCGGGGGGTTCTACGGCGCCATCCCCGGCGCACTGAAGGCCTACGCCGAGGCGAACGAGGTCATCACGACCATCATGCTAAACTTCGTCGCCACGGGCGTCGTCTTCTTCCTCGTCTCGAACTACTTCCGCAACCCCGATTCGCAGGCCGTCGAGACCGCGCCGCTCGGGTCGGCCTCGACGTTCCCGCCGCTGCTGTTCGAGGCGCGCGACGACTTCTCGCTCGTCGCGCTCCTGTTCGGCGTCGCGCTGATGGGGGCGCTCTACTACCTGCTCGAGTACACCTCGTTCGGCTACGATGTCCGGACATCGGGCATCCAGCCCGAGGCCGCGGAGTACGGCGGCGTCGACGCCAAGCGGACCATCGTCTCCAGCATGACCATCTCGGGCGCGCTCGCCGGTATCGGCGGTGCCGTCTACGTGATGATGATCCTCGGCAAGTACCAGACCGGCGTGCCCGCGTTCGGGTTCGACGGCATCACCGTCTCCATCCTCGCGGGTAACAACCCGCTGGGCGTCGGCTTCGCCGCGTTCCTCTTCGGGACACTGAAATCCGGGTCGACGGTGGTCCAGTTCGCCACCGACGTCCCGCCACAGCTCGTGGCAGTCCTGCGTGGCCTCATCATCCTATTCGTGGCGATGCCGGAGTTCTTCCGGATGATCGGCCGGCGGCTCGCGTCCGTCGGCGGCCGTCGACAGGACTCGGGAGTGGCCGTCGCGACAGACGGGAGCGGCGTGACAGCCGGGGGCGAGCCGGGCGGGCCCGGAGGTGAGGCCGATGAGTAACGTCGACGCCGACACCCTCCGCGAGCGGGTCGTGGACGGCCTGACCGGGATGGACCGCCGTCGCGCCATCGGCGTGACCGTCGGTGCCGCGGTGTTCGTCGCGCTCGTCCTGCTCGGCTTGCTCGCGCCAGACACCATCGCGGGCGACATCCTGGACATCGTCCTGACGGAGTCGGCGTGGGGCGCGGCCCTCCGCCTCTCCGCACCCATCGCGCTGGCCGCGCTCGGCGGTATCTACGCCGAGAAGAGCGGCGTCATCAACATCGGGCTGGAGGGACTGCTCATCATCTCGGCGTTCACCGCGGTCTGGATCACGGACGTCGTCGCCACCGGGACGGACCTTGGCGGCCTGAGCGTCCTGTTCGGCTTCTTCGCTGGCGTCGTCGCCAGCGCGCTGCTCTCGCTCGTGTTCGCGGTGGTCTGCATCGAGTTCCGTGCGGACCAGATCATCGCCGGCCTCGCCATCTGGCTGGTGGCGCTCGGCCTCGCGCCGTTCGCGTCCCAGCTGTTCTACGGCGGCCCCAACACCTCCTCGGTGGGGACGGTGCCGACGCTCCCGGACGTGCTCGGCTTCCTGCCCCGCGGGAGCGAACTCCCACAGTGGGTGAACCCGCCGGCACTCGGCGTCGGTCCCCTCGACACGCTACTCGACGTCGTGCTGTTCGTGCTCACGCGCCCGCTCCTGTTCGCCGCCGACGTGCTCCTGTCGTCGTCGCTCTCCGTCTACCTCATGTTCGCGATGGTCGTGCTGTCGTGGTACGGCCTGTTCCGCACCCGGTTCGGTCGCTGGGTCCGGGCCAGTGGGGAGAACCCGCGCGCGCTCGACACCGCCGGCGTCGACGTCTCGCGGGTGCGCTACGCGGCCGTCCTCGTCTCCGGGGTCCTCTCGGGGATGGGCGGGGCCGCGCTCTCGCTCGGCCTCGGGCAGTTCACCGGCAACGGCCCGACGATGGTCAACGGCAAGGGGTTCATCGCCATCGTCGCGTACCTGTTCGGGAACTACAACCCGGTCGGCGCGTTCCTCTCGACCTTCCTGTTCGCCGGACTCGACGCCCTGCAGTTGACGCTGCAGACTCGCGGGACAGGCATCCCGGACTCGCTAGTGCGCATCATCCCGTTCGTCACGGTCATCGTGGTGCTGGCGCTCGTCGGGAAGACCCGCATCCCGGAGGCCGCGGGCGAGCACTACGAGTCCGGCGAGGAGTGAGTCGCCCAGCGTAGCGAGGCGACTGGACCGCGGGCGGGCGAAGCCCGCGATACGTGCCCGACCGTGGCGGGTGAGGACTGGTCGGGACAGCTATTTGCCGGCCGTCGGCGAACCGCCGGCATGGACCACTCCGCCGACGAACTCGTCGCCGCGGCCCGCGAGGCACTCGCGAATGCCTACGTCCCCTACTCGGAGTACGAGGTGGGTGCGGCCCTCCTCGCCGGGGACGGCACCGTCTACACGGGGGCGAACATCGAGAACGCGAACTACTCGAACAGCCTCCACGCGGAGGAGGTGGCCGTCTCGCGGGCGTGGATGGACGGCGCCCGCGAGTTCGTCGCCATCGCCGTCTCCTCGGGCGTCAGGGACGGCGTCACCCCGTGTGGGATGTGCCGCCAGACGCTCGCCGAACTCTGCCCCGGCGACATGCCCGTCTACTGCGACGAGGGCGAGTCGGTGACCGAGTACAGCCTCGGTGAACTCATCCCGGCTACCATCTCGCGGGAGACGCTCGGGAAGTGAGCGGTCGGCGGCGGGAGTCGCGGACGACGCGACGGCGGGGTTTTTCCCCGACCACGACGCACTCCCGCCATGGACTCCGAGGACCCGAACGACGAGGTACAGTACCACCTCGGGGTGGGCCCGAACGACGTGGCCGGTCCCGTGCTGTTGCCGGGCGACCCGGAGCGCGTCCCCAAGATCGCCGAGGCGTGGGACGACAGCGAGCAGGTCGCCAGTCACCGCGAGTACCGGACGATGCGTGGTACCTACGAGGGCGCCCCCCTGACCTGCACGTCGACGGGGATCGGCTCGCCGTCGGCGGCCATCGCCGTCGAGGAACTCGCCCGCGTCGGGGCGGACACCTTCCTCCGGGTCGGCTCCTGTGGAGTCATCCAGCCCGGCATCGACGTGGGTGACCTCGTCATCACCACCGGCGCCGTGCGACAGGAGGGGACCAGCGGCGAGTACGTCCGCGAGGACTACCCCGCGGCCGCGAGTCACGAGGTCGTGAGCGCGCTCGTCGCCGCCGCCGAGGAACTCGGCTACGACTACCACCTCGGGGTCACCTGCTCGACCGACTCGTTCTACGCGGGCCAGTCCCGACCGGGCTTCGGCGGGTACCAGCGCCCCGACAGCGAGGCACGCATCGCCGAGTTACGGGAGGCGGGCGTGGTCAACTTCGAGATGGAGACGGCCGCCATCTGCACGCTCGCGGGGCTCTACGACCTCCGCGCGGGCGCGGTGTGTACGGTCTACGCGAACCGCGAGACGGGCGAGTTCGAACCGACGGGCGAGCGTCGCGCCGGGAGGTGTGCGAGTCGCGCGAGCGCCATCCTCGCGGAGATGGACGCCGAGGTGGAGGAGAGTGGCGCGAAGGCGTGGCACGCGGGACTCTCGCTGGATCGGTAACGCACCTCGGGAACGCACGTTTCGGCGCGGGACGAACCCCCGGCGTGACCGAGCGTCTCTACACCGACCACCCCGACATCTACGACGCCATCCAGTCGGAGTCGGACTACGACCGAGACGCGGCGTTCGTCGAGCGGGCGTGCGACCGGCACGGGACCGACGGCCGACGGGAGCCGATTCGTCCGCGTCGCCCACCACGTCCCGACCGGGGACGGCCGACTCGACTGCCGGTCGGTGACGTTCCCGCCCGACGGGGAGTGCCTCGTCTCCTCGCGACGGATGACGCCGTTCGACGACGAAGACGGCCCGGCTCTCGGTCGTCGTCGACGGCGCGACGGTGTACGACGGCGGCGACGTCGCGGGCGACGGCGTGACCACCACCGGCTGGGTCGGCGACGAGATACGCGCCGGCGACGCCCTCGCGGTAACGAGTGCCGGCTGGGTCGCCGGCGAGGAGTTCGCCGTCTACTACGAGTGGGACGGCAAGTCGTTCGTCCTGACCGGGGACTGAAAGCGGAGACAGCGGGGCCCGGTACGCCAGTTACTCGACGTCGATTCGGAGCGCCTGCGGTCGCCCCTCGCCAATGATGGGGAGCGTGACCTCGAGGACGTCGTCCTCGTACGTCGCGGTGATGCCGTCCGGGTCGATCTCCTTCGGGAAGGAGAGCCGTCGGGTGACGACACGTCGGCGGTCGTCCGTGTTCACCTCGGCCGCGATGTTGAGGTGGCCTTCGGTCCAGTCGACGTCGATGGCCTCGCGCTCGGCCTCGGGGAGTTCGGCGACGACGACGTAGGTGTCGTCTTCGCGGTACAGTTCCACCTCGTGTTGGGGGTGGTGAGTCGTCATGGAGTAGTCACCGGGGAGAGGTACGCAGACGGGGGTGAAACCGGGCCACCGTGTGTCCCGCGAGTTGGGAATCGGCGGAAGGGGGAGTGTGGGTCGACGACGCGACCGATGCCCTCGTATCGACCAGCCACGGTGCGAACGAGAACGACGGGCAGCGTACGAAGAGGCAGCTCTGTCGAAACCCCCTGGTGCCAGACACGGATGGCGTGCTGAACAGAGAGGGTGAGTTCAGCACACCAGCTTCGCGTGTTTCAGCTAGTCCTCATCGAATCAAGTGCTGGGCGTGTGTCCGGGACAACTACTCGATTTCTAGCTTACCACCTCCGCCACCCCTCTCACCGTCGTTCTCGTCCCACTCGATCTCGAATTCGATACTTCGCTCAGTCATGTTGCCAGCCGGGCCTTCGCGCTCAGCTTTGACTTCGAATGTCGGTCGGGCAGGGGGATTCAGCGTCACAGACTCGGAGCCTGCTTTCAGGGTGATCGCATCTCCACGTTCGAGATTATCCGCGACTTTTCGAAGGTACGCTGCGATCTCTTCTCGACTCTGGTCGCTCTCTGATTTGAACAGGACTTCTTCAGGCATACAGGAGATAGTACACGGCCTGCATCAATAAATGCGGCAGTCCAACTGACCGATTTGATTGAATAGGCAGATATTCTGTGCGAGATGCGTGCCCTGTATTCAGCACGACTGCTGAAACCTATCACGGTCAGAGCGCTTCAACGGAGCCGAAGAGACACGGACCGAGTTTGAAGTGGTACCGTCGCGGTGACGGTGCTCTACCACCAGCACACCCACCCGCCGCGAGCGCTAGAGCGGTGCCTTTTTCATGAACGTTTTTTGCGCGAGCGGGTCGGTTCGCCGACCCCGAGCGCAAAAAGGTTCTACTGGAACGTCCGGGACACGTCCCGGTCGTCGTAGGTCTCGCTCTCGTGCTGTTCGAACCGGCGCTCGATCTCCTCGTAGCGCTGGCGGGTCTCGTCGGTCACGGAGGGGTTGACCTCCTCCAGTGCCTGCTCGAAGTGCTCCCGCGTGATGCGGACGTTGCCGACGCTGGAACCGATGTCCTCGGGGTCGACGCTCGTGATGAGTTCGCGCGAGGCGTTCATCGCGGCCTCGCGGCAGACGGCCTCGATGTCGGCGCCGACGTAGCCCTCCATGTCGGTGGCGAGGTCGTCGAGGTCGATGTCGTCGGCCAGCGGCTTCTCGCGGGTGTGGACCTCGAGGATGGCACGCCGGGCGTCCTCGTCCGGGACGGGGACGTGGACGTGACGGTCCAGCCGGCCCGGTCGCAGGAGTGCGGCGTCGATGAGGTCCGGGCGGTTCGTCGTGGCGATGACGACGACGTCCTCCAGCTCCTCCAGGCCGTCGAGTTCCGTCAGGAGCTGTGAGACGACGCGCTCGCCGACGCCCGAGTCGCCCATGCGCTGGCCGCGCTCGCCCGCGATGGAGTCGATCTCGTCGAAGAAGATGACGGTAGGCGCGTTGGCACGGGCCTTCTCGAACACCTCACGGACGCCCTTCTCGGACTCACCGACGTACTTGTTCAGCAGTTCGGGCCCCTTGATGGAGATGAAGTTCGACTGGGCCTCGTTGGCGACGGCCTTCGCGAGCAGGGTCTTCCCGGTGCCCGGCGGGCCGTAGAGCAGGACGCCGCGTGCGGCGGCCATGTCCAGTTGCTCGAACACTTCGGGGTACTCGAGCGGCCACTGGATGGTCTCGCGGAGCCGCTCCTTGGTCGATTCGAGGCCGCCGACCTGCTCCCAGGTGACGTCCGGCACCTCGACGAACACCTCGCGGAGCGCCGAGGGCGTGATGCCCTTCAGCGCCTCCTTGAAGTCTGTCTCGGTGACGGTCATCGACTCGAGTACGTCGGCGTCGATCTGGTCCTGTTCGAGGTCGAGCTGCGGGCGGATGCGCCGCAGCGAGTTCATCGCGCCCTCCTTCGCCAGCGACTCGAGGTCCGCACCCACGAACCCGTGGGTGGACTCGGCGTACTGCTGGAGGTTCACGTCGTCGGCCAGCGGCATCCCGCGGGTGTGGACCTGGAGGATCTCGAGGCGGCCGTCGGCGTCCGGGACGCCGATCTCTATCTCGCGGTCGAAGCGGCCACCACGTCGCAGCGCGGGGTCGAGCGCGTCGAGGCGGTTCGTCGCGCCGATGACGACCACGTCGCTGCGCTCGTCCATGCCGTCCATCAGCGAGAGCAACTGGGCGACGACGCGGCGTTCGACGTCACCGCTCGTCTCGCCACGTTTCGGGGCGATGGAGTCGATCTCGTCGATGAAGACGATGGCCGGGGCGTTCTCCTCGGCCTCCTCGAACACCTCGCGGAGCTGTTCCTCGCTCTCGCCGTAGTACTTCGACATGATCTCCGGGCCGGAGATGTCCGTGAAGTACGCGTCTATCTCGTTGGCGACGGCCTTCGCCATCAGGGTCTTCCCGGTGCCCGGCGGGCCGTGCAGGAGCACCCCCTTCGGCGGCTCGATGCCGAGCTGCTGGAACAGTTCGGGGTGGCGCATCGGGAGTTCGATCATCTCCCGGACCTTGTCGAGTTCGTCGTCCAGCCCACCGATGTCCTCGTAGGCGACGGACGGTCCCTCGCCAGTGGCCGGACGGCCACCCGTGATCTGCTCGGCGGGCTTCTCGCTGACCTCGACCTCCGTCCCGTCGGTGACGACGACGGTGCCCTGCGGGTTGGTGTTGGCTATCTTGAGCGGAATCTGCTGGCCACTCATCGAGGAGAGCGGGCCGAGACCGAGCGAGAACGGCACCTGCTGGCCCTTCGTGACGGCCTGCCCGCTCAGTTTGTCACGGATGTGGGGACCGACGTTCCCGCGGATGCGGAGGTTCTGCGGGAGCGCGACGGTGATGGACTTCGCGGGCTTGACGTCGGCGGCCTCGACCTCCACCTTGTCGTCGATGCCGACGTTGGCCTCCTGTCGGAGCCGACCGTCGACGCGGACGACGCCCGCGCCCTCGTCCTCGGGGTAGCCGGGCCAGACGCGGGCCACCGCACGGCCTCCGCTGCGCCCGTCGATGACGATGTAGTCACCGTTCTCCAGTTCCATCTCGCGCATCGCGGCGCGGTCTATCGCGGCCAGTCCACGGCCGGCGTCTTTCTGTTTCAGGGGTTTGACGGTGAGTTTCATGCGTCTACCTCGACGTCGACGTCCGTGTCGCCGTCCTCCGGTACCTCGACCGTGAGGACGCCGTTGTTGATAGAGGCTCTGGCGCCCGCGGGGACCTCGAACTCGTACTGGTCGTCGCCCGCGACGACGATGACCGTCCCGTCGACCACGTCGACGGTGGCCTCACCGGGGCCGAAGTCCGCGGCCAGCACCGTCCCGTCCGCGTAGTCGTAGCGCCGGCCGAACACCGACCCGTCGACGAACCGCTGTTGGTCGTTCATACTAACCCCAAGTTAGGCGTTTGAGTATTTGAACCTTTCGTCGACAAATCGCCCGACGTGAACGGGGTGCCAGAATCAACGGTGTGATTGCGGTTCAGGCCGTCGGGGACCGCGGGCCGGCCCCGGATTGCCGGCCGAAGCGTCACCCGAAGCGGTATCCCGGCGGGGGTGGAGGTGGGGGTATGGAGACGGTCACACACGACGAACGGGAGACGGCGTACCGACGAGTTGGCGACCCCGAGGTCCTGTACGTCCACGGCAGCGGGGCCAGTCACAACGTCTGGGCGAACCAGTACGGCCGGGGGCGGGCCTCGGTGGCGCTCGATCTGAGCGGGCACGGCCGGAGCGAGGACGTGGACACGCCGTCCGGGATGGAGACGATGGACGCCTACGCCGACGACGTGGTCGCCGTCGCCGAGCGGACGGGCGCGGACGTGCTCTGCGGGAACTCACTGGGCGGCGCCGTCGCCCAGCACGTCGCGCTGGAGCGTGACCTCGACCTGTCGGGACTGGTCCTCGTCGGGACGGGACCGACCCTCGCGGTGGACGAGGGGCTCGACTCGCTGCTGGCCAGCGAGTTCGAGAAGGCTATCGACGTGCTCCACCGGCCGGACCTCCTGTTCCACGACCCGGACCCCGAGGACGTCGAACGGTCGAAGGAGGCGATGCGCGAGTGTGGACAGGCGGTCACGCTCCGCGACTTCCGGAGCTGTGACACCTTCGACAGCCGTGACCGGCTGGGCGAGGTGGACGTGCCGACGCTCGTCGTCCACGGCGAACACGACGGGATGACGCCGCCGGAACTGCACGCGGAGCTGGCCGACGGGATCCCGGACGCGACGCTCGTGGAGATCGCCGACGCGGCACACCTCCCGTTCGTCGAGCGGCCCACGGCGTTCGACGACGCCGTCGACGCGTTCCTCGACGGCCGCTGAACCGCCGAGCGGCGCCCGCGGCTCCAGCACGTCGACCCGGTAGTCGTGGCGCTCGCGGCGTCGCTCGACGGCCTGGTCGTCCACCCCGAGGACGCCATCGACGCAGGCGGTGTCGTGCTCCAGCAGGGGACGACGGAGTCGTTCGTCAGCCGCCTCGGGCGTCGGCGGGCGACGGTCGGGACGGGGGAGCCGGACCTCCGTTCTGGACGGCTCGGTCGGCCCGTGTCACCACGGTGATATCGCGGCATCGGGCCGGAACGTCCCTCATCTCGAATAGCCGGAGATAGCCGGACATCACCGGGCTTTTATTATTCAGTGGCCGTCAGGTACGAATCCATGTCCCCACCCGAGGCGCGCATCGTCGGCCCGGCGGGCGAGGCGGCGATAGCCGCCGCCGAAGAGTGCCTCGGCGGCCGCCTCCGGACGGTCGTCGTCTACGACGAGGCCGACTACGAGGTCAGGTACGTCTCGGACGTGGTGCGTGCTCAGCTCGGCGAGGCGGGAGTCCGTGAGACGGCAGCCCAGCTCCACGGCTACGTCCACCTGGACTTCGTCGAGCGTGACCTCTTCGCTGACCTGACGCCGACGGCCGGCGACGTGCGGACCACCATCACCCGGCTCGACCGGGTCACGTTCGTCCGGTACCTCGTCGAGGACGCCGGCGTGTTCCTCTCGGTCGCTCCCGACGCCGACCTGACTGCGCTCTGCGCGGCGATGGACGAAGCGGTGGAAGGAGCGCGCGATGACACTGGAGACGCCTAACGCCACGCTTATCGACGGCCCGGCCGGAGTCTGCCTGTGCCGACACGCGTAGAGTCCACCGACCCGGACGGGGTCGACTTCGGCTGGGTGATGCAGACCACGTTCGTCCTGACCGTCACCGTCGGGGCCGTCGTCGTCACGGCGGTCGCCGTGTTCTGGGGCGTCG includes the following:
- a CDS encoding ABC transporter permease; protein product: MSNVDADTLRERVVDGLTGMDRRRAIGVTVGAAVFVALVLLGLLAPDTIAGDILDIVLTESAWGAALRLSAPIALAALGGIYAEKSGVINIGLEGLLIISAFTAVWITDVVATGTDLGGLSVLFGFFAGVVASALLSLVFAVVCIEFRADQIIAGLAIWLVALGLAPFASQLFYGGPNTSSVGTVPTLPDVLGFLPRGSELPQWVNPPALGVGPLDTLLDVVLFVLTRPLLFAADVLLSSSLSVYLMFAMVVLSWYGLFRTRFGRWVRASGENPRALDTAGVDVSRVRYAAVLVSGVLSGMGGAALSLGLGQFTGNGPTMVNGKGFIAIVAYLFGNYNPVGAFLSTFLFAGLDALQLTLQTRGTGIPDSLVRIIPFVTVIVVLALVGKTRIPEAAGEHYESGEE
- the cdd gene encoding cytidine deaminase, whose product is MDHSADELVAAAREALANAYVPYSEYEVGAALLAGDGTVYTGANIENANYSNSLHAEEVAVSRAWMDGAREFVAIAVSSGVRDGVTPCGMCRQTLAELCPGDMPVYCDEGESVTEYSLGELIPATISRETLGK
- a CDS encoding nucleoside phosphorylase, encoding MDSEDPNDEVQYHLGVGPNDVAGPVLLPGDPERVPKIAEAWDDSEQVASHREYRTMRGTYEGAPLTCTSTGIGSPSAAIAVEELARVGADTFLRVGSCGVIQPGIDVGDLVITTGAVRQEGTSGEYVREDYPAAASHEVVSALVAAAEELGYDYHLGVTCSTDSFYAGQSRPGFGGYQRPDSEARIAELREAGVVNFEMETAAICTLAGLYDLRAGAVCTVYANRETGEFEPTGERRAGRCASRASAILAEMDAEVEESGAKAWHAGLSLDR
- a CDS encoding ABC transporter permease, which encodes MSGDDSTVDDLRTRVRAGLIRLGQASATERIALSLAALALSIAVGTLLILVAGRATTCQTAAFTLTHPTPFGLPRLFSMGFCFDPVQVFDRLFLGALGDPIQEDWQLLTVGFDPFVFYFDLNPFAADYSPLNAQMAVTLRQTTVLVFTGLSVAIAFKAGIFNIGSQGQLVVGGLATAVTLLAAEGAVTGALGQGLGAVLVLVPLGVLVGALVGGFYGAIPGALKAYAEANEVITTIMLNFVATGVVFFLVSNYFRNPDSQAVETAPLGSASTFPPLLFEARDDFSLVALLFGVALMGALYYLLEYTSFGYDVRTSGIQPEAAEYGGVDAKRTIVSSMTISGALAGIGGAVYVMMILGKYQTGVPAFGFDGITVSILAGNNPLGVGFAAFLFGTLKSGSTVVQFATDVPPQLVAVLRGLIILFVAMPEFFRMIGRRLASVGGRRQDSGVAVATDGSGVTAGGEPGGPGGEADE
- a CDS encoding ABC transporter ATP-binding protein, whose amino-acid sequence is MTDAVHLDGITKRFPGVVANDDVDLRVERGTVHALLGENGAGKTTLMNVLYGLYEPTSGRVLVDEVERQFDSPRDAIDAGVGMIHQHFMLVDPMTVAENVTLGNEPSKALGLSVDREGAREQVRELSDRYGFDVDPDARIEDVSVGVQQRVEILKALYRGADVLILDEPTAVLTPQEVEELFGVLEELTEQGKTIIFITHKLGEAMTAADDVTVLRDGKNVGSVKADETTREELARMMVGREVLLELERAEADPGAEVLTVEGLTVQDERGVVAVDDVSLTVRAGEVFGIAGVDGNGQSELVEAVTGLRKPDEGRVTFDGEDVTDWSRGRRIREGMAFVPEDRQERGLVMEFDLVENGVLGSQHDAPYAKGGRLDWDAIEGHAGDVVEEYDVRPANVRAKAEALSGGNQQKFVVGREFARDPSLLVAMHPTRGVDIGSTEFIREELLRLRSEGVGVLLVSSKLEEAQGLADRLAVMYEGDLMAVVDPDEVTESDLGLLMAGEYPDWMDERSPPDVGPDAVSETGAERGVATDGEGGR
- a CDS encoding BMP family lipoprotein: MRLNRRRFVTGMGTGAGIALAGCVGGPQDSGGDDTPTDDGNGDGGDDEESTPTATPMDPVNVGMVYATGGLGDGSFNDQAQTGIIQAEEELGIQYSEAQPSEVSEFANLQQQFASSEDPTYELVSCIGFLQTSALAQNAADYPDQNFMIVDSVPTTEDGEQFGNVASYVFAEQEGSYLVGQLAGLLTTQSFSAGAGSTQSDSTNVGFVGGVESPLIRRFEAGYIAGVQAANDDVDVQTSYVGDFNDPAGGREAALAMYNSGADIVYHAAGNTGTGVFQAAQDQSRFAIGVDSDQSLTRSSYADVIVASMVKRVDTAVFEGVSSVVNDEFAGGTTQALGLAEDGVGIVYGDQIGGDVPDDVVSQIEESRQAIVDGDVEVPTDPSNV